A single genomic interval of Novosphingobium ginsenosidimutans harbors:
- a CDS encoding radical SAM protein, with the protein MWPYYPDLLAVPVPRYTSFPTAAEFGEGIGSVDADAALRGVSGDVSLYVHIPFCEQICWYCGCNTGAANRRQRLASYLDALHREIALAGVRLDGRIAARRIAFGGGSPNAITPTDFVRLVDALTLHVSLAEPLLSIEVDPRTLTTEWAEVLGWVGVSHASMGVQTFAPHLQAAIGRVQDDALIARGTEMLRGAGVTSLNFDLMYGLPGQTLADLEASLRRTVELGADRIALFGYAHVPNLIPRQRRIDGSHLPDQATRFAMAQFGYRLLVGEGYLPVGFDHFARPGDAMARAVQDGTLRRNFQGFTDDQAPVLVGLGASAITMMPGIIWQNEKNAGRYRMLLSQDRLPASGGLIRSADDQRRGAVIEGILCRGEARLDPDLANEVLMRLLPFIDRELAELDHGTLRLLPEALPYARTIAALFDPYRQDSVRRFSSAV; encoded by the coding sequence ATGTGGCCGTACTATCCCGATCTGCTCGCCGTGCCGGTCCCGCGCTATACCAGCTTCCCCACTGCGGCGGAGTTTGGTGAGGGGATTGGCAGCGTCGATGCCGATGCCGCCCTGCGCGGCGTGTCGGGCGATGTCTCGCTCTATGTCCACATCCCGTTTTGCGAGCAGATCTGCTGGTACTGCGGCTGCAACACCGGCGCGGCCAACCGCCGCCAACGCCTTGCGAGCTACCTAGATGCCCTGCACCGCGAAATCGCCCTGGCCGGCGTTCGGCTCGACGGCCGGATCGCCGCGCGCCGGATCGCCTTCGGTGGCGGCAGCCCCAATGCGATCACGCCGACCGACTTTGTCCGGCTGGTCGATGCGCTGACGCTCCATGTCTCACTGGCCGAGCCGCTGCTGTCGATCGAGGTCGACCCCCGCACCCTGACAACCGAATGGGCCGAAGTCCTTGGTTGGGTCGGCGTCAGCCATGCCAGTATGGGTGTGCAGACCTTCGCCCCGCACCTCCAGGCCGCGATTGGCCGGGTTCAGGATGATGCCCTGATCGCGCGCGGTACAGAGATGTTGCGCGGGGCCGGTGTGACCTCGCTCAATTTCGATCTGATGTATGGCCTCCCCGGCCAGACCCTGGCGGACCTTGAAGCCTCGCTGCGCCGCACGGTCGAACTCGGCGCGGATCGGATCGCGCTGTTCGGCTATGCCCATGTCCCGAACCTGATCCCGCGCCAGCGCCGGATCGATGGCAGCCATCTGCCAGATCAGGCAACGCGCTTTGCCATGGCCCAGTTCGGGTATCGGTTGCTGGTGGGTGAAGGCTATTTGCCGGTCGGCTTCGATCACTTCGCGCGGCCCGGCGATGCCATGGCCCGCGCCGTGCAGGACGGCACGCTGCGGCGCAACTTCCAGGGCTTTACCGATGATCAGGCCCCGGTGCTCGTCGGCCTGGGCGCTTCTGCGATCACGATGATGCCGGGAATTATCTGGCAGAACGAGAAGAATGCCGGGCGCTACCGCATGCTGCTGTCGCAGGATCGCCTGCCGGCTTCGGGCGGCCTGATCCGCAGTGCCGACGATCAGCGCCGCGGCGCGGTGATCGAAGGGATCCTCTGCCGGGGTGAGGCGCGCCTCGATCCCGATCTCGCCAACGAAGTGCTGATGCGGCTGCTGCCTTTCATCGATCGCGAACTGGCCGAACTCGATCACGGCACCCTGCGGCTGCTGCCCGAAGCGCTGCCCTATGCCCGCACTATCGCGGCGCTGTTCGATCCCTATCGGCAGGATTCTGTCCGCCGGTTCAGCTCTGCTGTTTAA
- a CDS encoding heavy metal translocating P-type ATPase — MNAPARLDDVTPLEATVLVVPGMHCAGCMGKVERAFAGLPGVHSARVNLTARQVRVEHEAAVREPELMAALADAGFASQPRVEDLSAPPSAVKPLLAPLAVAAFACMNVMLLSVSIWSGADGSTRDLFHWLSAMIGVPAIAYAGRPFFTSAWGALKQRSTNMDVPISIGVTLATGLSLYETATGGHEAWFDGTLMLLLFLLAGRVLDAMMRDRARAGVDALLRQAAPGAMVVSKDGTAQWIAARDLVPGMVMRVAAGERLAADGAIVTGQSRFDRSLLTGESAPVAMLAGDEVHAGTLNLDAPVDVKVTAAGSDTSLAEIARLMEAAGQIRSRYVRIADRASRLYAPAVHTLAALTLAGWLIAGAGLHHSLVIAIAVLIITCPCALGLAVPVAQVVASGALMRAGIMVKDGEALERLANIDRALLDKTGTLTLGRPLPDPASLAALDGDEAAVALALATHSRHPLSRALADALSAAGTRAAELQDVAEEAGRGVSALWQGQAVALRRPDSATGIAAALAIGTRPVRLISFADRIRPDAEQALAELKVLGIEATILSGDNPAAVAEVSRQTGLTAQAGASPADKQSAIARLQAAGYKVLMAGDGLNDGPALAAANASIAPGSASDVGRQAADLVFLGDSLLALPRGVRAARRTMAVVKQNFILAIGYNALAVPLAMAGLVTPLIAAVAMSTSSLIVIANSLRLYGAAR; from the coding sequence ATGAACGCCCCGGCCCGCCTCGATGATGTCACGCCGCTCGAGGCGACGGTGCTGGTCGTGCCGGGGATGCATTGCGCCGGCTGCATGGGTAAGGTCGAGCGGGCTTTTGCCGGACTCCCGGGGGTCCATTCTGCGCGTGTAAACCTCACCGCGCGGCAGGTGCGGGTCGAGCATGAAGCGGCCGTGCGCGAGCCAGAGCTGATGGCCGCACTGGCCGACGCCGGGTTCGCCAGCCAACCGCGGGTTGAAGACCTTTCCGCGCCGCCTTCTGCGGTGAAGCCGCTGCTCGCCCCGCTCGCTGTGGCGGCCTTTGCCTGCATGAACGTGATGCTGCTCTCAGTCTCGATCTGGTCGGGGGCTGACGGCAGCACACGTGACCTGTTCCACTGGCTTTCGGCGATGATCGGCGTGCCGGCGATTGCCTATGCCGGGCGGCCGTTCTTCACCTCGGCCTGGGGCGCGCTGAAGCAGCGCAGCACCAACATGGACGTGCCGATCTCGATCGGGGTGACACTGGCGACCGGCCTCAGCCTCTATGAAACCGCCACCGGCGGGCATGAGGCCTGGTTCGATGGCACGCTGATGTTGCTGCTGTTCCTGCTGGCAGGCCGCGTGCTTGACGCGATGATGCGCGACCGCGCCCGGGCCGGGGTCGATGCCCTGCTGCGTCAGGCTGCCCCGGGCGCAATGGTGGTAAGCAAGGACGGCACCGCCCAGTGGATTGCCGCGCGCGATCTGGTGCCGGGGATGGTGATGCGCGTCGCCGCCGGGGAACGGCTGGCAGCGGACGGAGCGATCGTGACCGGCCAGAGCCGGTTCGACCGCTCGCTGCTGACCGGCGAGAGCGCTCCCGTAGCCATGCTGGCCGGAGACGAAGTCCACGCCGGCACGCTCAACCTTGATGCTCCCGTTGACGTAAAGGTCACCGCTGCCGGATCCGACACCTCGCTGGCCGAGATTGCGCGGCTGATGGAGGCGGCGGGGCAGATCCGCTCGCGCTATGTCCGGATCGCCGACCGGGCCTCGCGGCTCTATGCGCCCGCTGTCCACACGCTCGCCGCGCTGACGCTGGCCGGCTGGCTGATCGCCGGGGCGGGGCTGCACCATTCGCTGGTGATCGCGATTGCCGTGCTGATCATCACCTGCCCCTGCGCGCTCGGCCTGGCCGTGCCGGTGGCGCAGGTGGTGGCGAGCGGGGCGTTGATGCGCGCCGGGATCATGGTCAAGGACGGGGAGGCGCTCGAACGGCTGGCCAATATCGACCGCGCGCTGCTGGACAAGACCGGCACGCTGACGCTGGGCCGCCCGCTGCCCGATCCCGCCAGCCTTGCGGCGCTGGATGGCGATGAAGCTGCAGTTGCCCTGGCGCTCGCCACGCACAGCCGCCACCCGCTGTCGCGCGCCTTGGCCGATGCGCTCAGCGCCGCAGGGACCCGCGCTGCCGAATTGCAGGACGTTGCCGAGGAAGCCGGCCGCGGGGTTTCGGCCTTGTGGCAGGGACAGGCAGTCGCGCTGCGCCGGCCGGACAGCGCCACCGGCATCGCTGCGGCGCTCGCCATTGGCACACGTCCGGTCCGCCTGATTTCCTTTGCCGATCGCATCCGCCCCGATGCCGAACAAGCGCTGGCGGAACTGAAGGTGCTGGGCATCGAGGCGACGATCCTCTCCGGCGACAACCCCGCTGCGGTGGCCGAAGTCTCTCGCCAGACGGGCCTGACCGCCCAGGCCGGGGCCAGCCCCGCCGACAAGCAGTCTGCCATCGCGCGGCTCCAGGCCGCCGGGTACAAGGTGCTGATGGCGGGCGACGGGCTGAACGATGGCCCCGCACTTGCGGCCGCAAACGCCTCGATCGCGCCGGGCAGTGCCAGCGATGTGGGGCGGCAGGCGGCGGACCTGGTGTTCCTGGGGGACTCGCTGCTCGCCCTGCCGCGCGGGGTGCGCGCCGCGCGCCGGACCATGGCGGTGGTGAAGCAGAACTTCATACTCGCCATCGGCTACAATGCGCTGGCCGTGCCGCTGGCCATGGCCGGCCTCGTCACCCCGCTGATCGCAGCCGTGGCCATGTCGACCAGCTCCTTGATCGTCATTGCCAATTCGCTGCGCCTTTATGGAGCCGCGCGGTGA
- a CDS encoding FixH family protein: MTIAASTKGQLTGRKVTAIFVVFFGIVMAVNFTMAHFASSTFGGVVVENSYVASQHYNKWLGAAAAQQKLGWSATLARLPDDRVAVRFAGAPDGLTVSAVARHPLGHAPDQALVFVRAADGAFVSTRAVAPGRWMVRIAAEAGNAKWREEQELR, from the coding sequence ATGACCATCGCTGCCAGCACCAAAGGCCAACTCACCGGCCGCAAGGTCACTGCGATTTTCGTGGTGTTCTTCGGGATCGTCATGGCGGTCAACTTCACTATGGCGCATTTCGCCAGCTCGACCTTTGGCGGCGTGGTGGTGGAGAACTCCTATGTCGCCAGCCAGCACTACAACAAGTGGCTGGGTGCTGCTGCCGCCCAGCAGAAGCTGGGCTGGAGCGCCACGCTGGCACGCTTGCCGGATGACCGGGTGGCAGTGCGCTTTGCCGGGGCGCCGGACGGGCTGACGGTCAGCGCCGTGGCGCGCCACCCGCTGGGCCATGCGCCGGACCAGGCGCTGGTCTTCGTCCGCGCCGCCGATGGGGCTTTCGTCTCGACCAGGGCGGTCGCGCCAGGCCGCTGGATGGTACGCATTGCCGCCGAGGCCGGTAACGCCAAGTGGCGCGAAGAACAGGAACTGCGATGA
- a CDS encoding FAD-dependent monooxygenase, which yields MSARRDLVILGGGLVGMTLALAAARQGITSHVVDKATPEQLTSEGADGRASAISTASWNLFANIGLAETLEPLGCPIAAIAVTDQMKPGRIDFQPGAEDGSLGRMYANRDIRVALFEAAKAEPAIAWHAGTEAVERERGEHGVRVVLDNGEELTGSLLIAAEGRKSPTRDEAGLATAKWDYHHRAIVTALYHEKSHENVAWEIFYPAGPFALLPLLDDAVRHRSALVWTVAEKDAAGVLAMPEALFLDEVQRHMGGMFGALALAAPRMSYPLNFHRAPRIVDQRLALIGDAAHGIHPIAGQGLNLGLRDVGALVEVLADGMRLGLEPGDAQLLARYERWRSVDSFSVGFATDAINRLFAIPGRLPSVVRRLGMGAVQRSGWLKRFFMDEARGMSGDLPALLRA from the coding sequence GTGAGCGCGCGGCGCGACCTCGTCATCCTGGGGGGTGGGCTGGTCGGCATGACGCTGGCGCTGGCGGCGGCGCGGCAAGGGATCACCAGCCACGTGGTCGACAAGGCCACGCCCGAGCAACTGACCTCAGAGGGCGCCGACGGCCGCGCGTCGGCCATATCGACCGCCAGCTGGAACCTCTTCGCCAATATCGGCCTGGCAGAGACGCTTGAGCCGCTGGGCTGCCCGATTGCCGCGATTGCCGTGACCGACCAGATGAAGCCCGGCCGGATCGATTTTCAGCCGGGGGCGGAGGACGGCTCGCTCGGCCGGATGTATGCCAACCGCGATATCCGGGTGGCGCTGTTCGAAGCGGCAAAAGCCGAACCGGCGATTGCCTGGCATGCGGGTACTGAAGCGGTCGAGCGCGAGCGCGGCGAGCATGGCGTGCGCGTGGTGCTCGACAATGGCGAGGAATTGACCGGCAGCCTGCTGATCGCGGCCGAGGGGCGCAAGTCACCCACCCGCGATGAAGCCGGGCTGGCGACCGCCAAGTGGGACTATCACCACCGCGCGATCGTAACGGCGCTTTATCACGAGAAAAGCCATGAGAACGTAGCCTGGGAGATCTTCTATCCCGCTGGCCCCTTCGCGCTGCTGCCGCTGCTCGACGACGCTGTTCGGCACCGCTCGGCGCTGGTCTGGACCGTGGCTGAAAAGGATGCCGCCGGTGTCCTCGCCATGCCCGAAGCGCTGTTCCTGGATGAGGTACAGCGCCACATGGGCGGAATGTTCGGCGCGCTTGCGCTGGCTGCGCCGCGGATGAGCTATCCGCTCAACTTCCATCGCGCGCCGCGCATTGTCGACCAGCGCCTCGCGCTGATCGGCGATGCTGCGCATGGCATTCACCCGATCGCCGGGCAGGGCCTTAACCTCGGGCTGCGTGATGTCGGGGCGCTGGTTGAAGTGCTGGCCGATGGCATGCGGCTGGGGCTGGAGCCGGGCGATGCCCAGCTACTCGCGCGCTACGAGCGCTGGCGCTCGGTTGACAGCTTCTCGGTCGGATTTGCCACCGATGCGATCAACCGCTTGTTCGCGATTCCGGGCCGCCTGCCCAGCGTGGTGCGGCGGCTGGGCATGGGCGCAGTCCAGCGCTCGGGCTGGCTCAAGCGCTTCTTCATGGACGAGGCACGCGGCATGTCGGGTGACTTGCCGGCGCTGCTGCGGGCCTAA
- a CDS encoding alkaline phosphatase family protein — protein MRRTVVSLFATAALGLSAPALAQGQPAAASAPAPTAEPARPQLVLALSVDQLSADLFAQYREHFTGGFARLLSGAVFPSGFQSHAATETCPGHSTILTGARPARNGIIANNWFNPAIARAEKKIYCSEDLTDPASTPGNPVVSANLLKVPTLGELMKAANPATRNVAVSAKDRAVVMMGGHKIDAGYWWKGSAFTTFKGRELTPAALRVNAATSALLAKGAPALKPPVWCGPRDRAVTIGNGTVGTFRFALPKGAKPDVLRVSPRMDGATVDLAIGLVDELKLGQGSAPDVLSVSLSANDYIGHALGTEGVEMCIQMAELDRTIGRLFAALDKRKIDYLVVLTADHGGHDAPERLREQAMPGAARADMALMPAALGAEITKRTGVAAPQGQPLIYGDGPFGDMYVNASVIGAARTRVIEELVNLTRNHPQVAAAFTAGELSATPVPTGNPQDWSIRERARASFMAERSGDVVVVLNRAITPIPVPVAGAFVATHGSVWDYDRRVPMLFWRKGMAGFEQPNPVETVDIAPTLAAAIGLKVDDGAFDGRCLDLDAGAGNSCERTK, from the coding sequence ATGCGCCGCACCGTTGTTAGCCTGTTTGCCACTGCCGCCCTGGGCCTGTCAGCCCCGGCTTTGGCCCAAGGTCAGCCAGCGGCGGCATCGGCTCCAGCCCCAACTGCCGAGCCCGCCCGCCCGCAACTGGTCCTGGCGCTGTCGGTCGATCAGCTATCGGCCGATCTGTTCGCCCAGTATCGCGAGCACTTCACCGGCGGGTTCGCGCGCCTGCTGAGCGGCGCAGTCTTCCCTTCGGGGTTCCAGTCGCATGCCGCAACTGAGACCTGCCCCGGGCACTCGACGATCCTGACCGGCGCGCGTCCGGCCCGCAACGGGATCATTGCCAACAACTGGTTCAATCCGGCGATCGCGCGCGCGGAGAAGAAGATCTATTGCTCAGAAGACCTGACCGATCCGGCCAGCACCCCGGGCAATCCGGTCGTCTCGGCCAACCTGCTCAAGGTGCCGACCCTGGGCGAACTGATGAAGGCCGCCAACCCCGCGACCCGCAATGTTGCCGTCTCGGCCAAGGATCGCGCCGTGGTAATGATGGGCGGGCACAAGATCGACGCCGGCTATTGGTGGAAGGGTAGCGCCTTCACGACCTTCAAGGGCCGCGAGCTGACCCCGGCTGCGCTGCGCGTCAATGCGGCCACCAGTGCCTTGCTGGCCAAGGGGGCGCCGGCGCTCAAGCCGCCGGTCTGGTGCGGCCCGCGCGACCGGGCCGTGACGATCGGCAATGGCACGGTTGGAACCTTTCGCTTCGCCTTGCCCAAGGGGGCCAAGCCCGATGTACTGCGAGTTTCGCCGCGGATGGATGGGGCAACGGTCGATCTTGCAATTGGCCTGGTTGACGAGCTGAAGCTGGGCCAGGGCTCTGCGCCCGACGTGCTGTCAGTCAGCCTTTCGGCCAATGATTACATCGGACACGCGCTCGGCACCGAAGGGGTCGAAATGTGCATCCAGATGGCCGAGCTGGACCGCACGATCGGCCGGCTGTTCGCCGCGCTCGACAAGCGCAAGATCGACTACTTGGTGGTGCTGACGGCCGATCATGGCGGCCATGACGCGCCCGAACGGCTGCGTGAACAGGCCATGCCTGGGGCCGCCCGCGCCGACATGGCCCTGATGCCGGCGGCCTTGGGGGCGGAAATCACCAAGCGCACCGGCGTGGCCGCACCGCAGGGACAGCCGCTGATCTATGGCGACGGGCCGTTTGGCGACATGTACGTCAATGCTTCGGTTATTGGCGCTGCCCGCACCCGCGTGATCGAGGAACTGGTCAACCTGACTCGCAACCATCCGCAAGTGGCTGCCGCCTTCACCGCCGGCGAACTTTCTGCAACCCCGGTGCCCACCGGCAATCCCCAGGACTGGTCGATCCGTGAGCGCGCCCGCGCCTCGTTCATGGCCGAGCGGTCGGGGGATGTGGTGGTGGTGCTGAACCGGGCGATCACGCCGATCCCGGTTCCGGTCGCGGGGGCCTTCGTCGCCACTCACGGCAGCGTCTGGGACTATGACCGGCGCGTGCCGATGCTGTTCTGGCGAAAGGGCATGGCCGGGTTCGAGCAGCCCAACCCGGTCGAGACGGTCGATATTGCGCCGACACTGGCCGCCGCCATTGGTTTGAAGGTTGACGATGGCGCCTTCGATGGCCGCTGCCTCGATCTCGACGCTGGGGCGGGCAACAGCTGCGAGCGCACCAAGTGA
- a CDS encoding protein-disulfide reductase DsbD family protein has product MPRLAALIAFLLQLLILVASPARAGETNIVATLLAEGPAMPGRTVTLAIDMQPKPGWHGYWQNPGDAGQGMSVAWSLPPGAKAGALAYPVPATLTIAGLMNHVFKTEYAVLVPFTVPADAKPGQVLDLRAKAQWLACTDEICVPEQGELAARVTVGAPGQPDARFDRWRAALPAPLGSPARFAFANRKLRVAIPLPAAMQVSEPHLFLATGSVVDYAAPQAFFRAGDLLVAEVPVAKYDPAQPGAIEAVLRLNPHGDGVTISAAPGDVPTGGEPLTASASAAPSLAWLILAALAGGLLLNVMPCVFPILSLKALSLARAGESASQARAEGLAYTAGVVIACLALGGLLLGLRAAGQEVGWAFQLQEPLVVAALLLLAVAITANLLGLYEFMVPGFASEGSPQGAFATGLLAAFAATPCTGPFMAAAMGAALLLPPLPALLLFAALGLGIALPFLAIAWVPALRRRMPKPGPWMGKFRAWMALPMGLTALALIWLASRIGGNAFAFALGLIAVIVVAALVLLGRRQRNGLAGGRLWWSGLAALLALAAIGLPGMVRAPSASPEAGLLDARPFSEQALAAARASGKPVFVYMTADWCLSCKVNERVAIEREPTREAFRKAGVIVLRGDWTRRDPAITRFLTAQGAAGIPLYLWYPASGGAPAQLPQVLGPDSLVEQAQR; this is encoded by the coding sequence ATGCCCCGCCTTGCGGCACTGATCGCCTTCCTGTTGCAGTTGCTGATCCTGGTGGCCAGTCCGGCGCGCGCGGGCGAAACCAACATCGTCGCAACCCTGTTGGCGGAAGGCCCGGCCATGCCCGGCCGCACGGTGACGCTGGCGATCGACATGCAGCCAAAGCCCGGCTGGCATGGCTATTGGCAGAACCCGGGCGATGCCGGCCAGGGCATGAGCGTTGCCTGGTCGCTACCCCCGGGCGCCAAGGCTGGCGCCCTGGCCTATCCGGTGCCTGCCACGCTGACCATCGCCGGGCTGATGAACCACGTGTTCAAGACCGAATATGCCGTGCTGGTGCCCTTCACCGTTCCGGCGGACGCCAAGCCCGGGCAGGTGCTGGACCTGCGCGCCAAGGCACAATGGCTGGCCTGCACCGACGAGATCTGCGTGCCGGAACAAGGCGAACTCGCCGCCAGGGTGACGGTCGGCGCGCCGGGCCAACCCGATGCGCGGTTTGACCGCTGGCGCGCTGCGCTCCCCGCCCCGCTCGGCAGTCCGGCGCGCTTCGCCTTTGCGAACCGCAAGCTGCGCGTTGCGATCCCGCTTCCGGCGGCGATGCAGGTAAGCGAGCCGCACCTGTTCCTCGCCACGGGCAGCGTGGTCGATTATGCCGCCCCGCAAGCCTTCTTCCGGGCAGGCGACCTGCTGGTGGCCGAAGTGCCGGTGGCAAAGTACGATCCGGCCCAGCCCGGCGCGATCGAGGCCGTCCTGCGGCTCAATCCTCATGGCGACGGGGTGACAATCAGTGCCGCGCCGGGCGACGTTCCGACCGGTGGGGAACCACTGACCGCCAGCGCGAGCGCCGCACCTTCGCTTGCCTGGCTGATCCTGGCGGCACTGGCGGGCGGCCTGCTGCTCAATGTGATGCCCTGTGTCTTCCCGATCCTGAGCCTCAAGGCGCTGAGCCTGGCCCGCGCCGGTGAAAGCGCGAGCCAGGCCCGCGCCGAAGGCCTGGCTTATACCGCGGGCGTCGTGATCGCCTGCCTGGCGCTCGGCGGCTTGCTGCTGGGCCTGCGCGCGGCCGGGCAGGAAGTGGGCTGGGCTTTCCAGTTGCAGGAGCCGCTGGTGGTCGCCGCGCTGCTGCTGCTGGCCGTGGCGATCACGGCCAATCTGCTGGGCTTGTACGAATTCATGGTGCCGGGGTTCGCCAGCGAAGGTTCACCGCAAGGTGCCTTTGCCACGGGCCTGCTCGCCGCCTTTGCCGCCACGCCTTGCACCGGACCGTTTATGGCTGCGGCAATGGGCGCTGCGCTGCTGCTGCCGCCGCTGCCCGCCTTGCTGCTGTTCGCTGCGCTTGGCCTGGGGATCGCCCTGCCCTTCCTCGCCATTGCCTGGGTCCCGGCGCTACGGCGGCGGATGCCCAAGCCGGGGCCGTGGATGGGCAAGTTCCGCGCGTGGATGGCGCTGCCGATGGGACTTACCGCGCTGGCGCTCATCTGGCTGGCCAGCCGGATCGGTGGCAATGCCTTTGCCTTCGCGCTGGGCCTGATCGCGGTGATCGTGGTGGCCGCGCTGGTCCTGCTCGGCCGGCGCCAGCGCAATGGCCTGGCCGGCGGGCGGCTGTGGTGGAGCGGCCTCGCCGCGCTGCTGGCGCTTGCGGCGATTGGTCTGCCCGGCATGGTCCGCGCGCCATCCGCCAGTCCCGAGGCGGGCCTGCTCGATGCCCGACCTTTCAGCGAGCAAGCCCTTGCCGCGGCCCGCGCCAGCGGCAAGCCGGTGTTCGTCTACATGACCGCCGACTGGTGCCTGTCCTGCAAGGTCAACGAACGCGTCGCGATTGAGCGCGAGCCGACCCGCGAAGCCTTCCGCAAAGCCGGGGTGATCGTGCTGCGCGGCGATTGGACCCGGCGCGATCCGGCGATCACCCGGTTCCTCACGGCGCAGGGCGCGGCGGGGATCCCGCTTTATCTGTGGTATCCCGCCAGCGGCGGCGCGCCTGCCCAATTGCCGCAGGTGCTGGGGCCGGACAGCCTGGTCGAACAGGCCCAGCGGTAA
- a CDS encoding COG4223 family protein — protein MTEFDSYSRRPAGSGISLRAVLGTSLLAFVGGAALIGWLVYDDRLPIDAGFGRAEVAAPAPSASPLAALPSPSASPSLAAVAGGMDQRIAALEQRLTRLDLQAAATEGNTARAEALLVALATRRAIERGAPLGYLETQLKLRFGDAQANSVATLIANAQRPVTIDQLSSDLEALGPTLLGTPANEGGWQRFTRELSGLFVVRRGDAPSAQPDARLDRARLMLRSGQVETALAEVQRLPGASAAGDWVNAARRYAASQKALDLIETAALLEPEKLKNGTGVAVQQPGPGAPPAG, from the coding sequence ATGACTGAATTTGACAGCTATTCGCGCCGCCCCGCCGGCTCAGGCATTTCGCTGCGCGCCGTCCTTGGCACCTCGCTCCTGGCCTTTGTCGGCGGCGCTGCGCTGATTGGTTGGCTGGTATATGATGATCGCCTGCCGATCGATGCCGGCTTCGGCCGTGCCGAAGTGGCTGCACCGGCACCTTCGGCCAGCCCGCTCGCCGCCCTGCCATCCCCCTCGGCCAGTCCCTCGCTCGCCGCTGTTGCTGGCGGGATGGACCAGCGGATTGCCGCGCTGGAGCAGCGCTTGACCCGGCTCGATCTTCAGGCCGCCGCAACCGAAGGCAATACCGCCCGCGCCGAAGCCCTGCTAGTCGCACTCGCCACTCGCCGCGCGATTGAGCGCGGGGCGCCGCTGGGCTACCTTGAGACTCAGCTCAAGCTGCGGTTTGGCGATGCCCAGGCCAATTCGGTTGCCACCTTGATCGCCAATGCCCAGCGCCCGGTCACGATTGACCAGCTGAGCAGCGATCTTGAAGCGCTGGGCCCGACCCTGCTCGGCACCCCCGCCAACGAAGGCGGCTGGCAGCGCTTTACTCGCGAGCTCTCCGGCCTGTTTGTGGTTCGCCGCGGCGATGCACCCTCGGCCCAGCCCGACGCGCGGCTTGATCGTGCTCGGTTGATGCTGCGCAGCGGGCAGGTTGAGACGGCGCTGGCGGAAGTGCAGCGACTGCCGGGTGCCTCTGCCGCCGGTGACTGGGTCAATGCCGCGCGCCGCTATGCTGCTTCGCAAAAGGCGCTCGACCTGATCGAGACCGCCGCCTTGCTGGAGCCGGAAAAGCTCAAGAATGGAACCGGCGTGGCCGTGCAACAACCGGGGCCTGGCGCGCCGCCAGCCGGGTAA
- the ccoS gene encoding cbb3-type cytochrome oxidase assembly protein CcoS, whose translation MNGLAILIPVALGLGMLGLLAFFWALKRGQFDDLDGAAARILIDDEDDKAA comes from the coding sequence GTGAACGGACTGGCCATCCTGATCCCGGTCGCGCTGGGCCTGGGAATGCTGGGGCTGCTGGCCTTCTTCTGGGCGCTCAAGCGCGGACAGTTTGACGACCTTGATGGGGCCGCCGCGCGGATCCTGATCGATGACGAGGATGACAAGGCGGCATGA